A stretch of DNA from Hippopotamus amphibius kiboko isolate mHipAmp2 chromosome 5, mHipAmp2.hap2, whole genome shotgun sequence:
ACAAAAGCCAGCCagctttgttgttttaattgcaGAACTTCTCAGAGCCTAGCTATGGGGGTGTCACTGTGAGTCTCTAAGAGGAGACTAGAATAGGCAGCATCGCCTACATTCCTCTCCCAGGAGCTCCTGGGGGCCAGGGTTCTGCGAGACCCACATTAGGAAGTGCTGTTGTTGGGAGAATGCGGTCGAGGCAGCCAGGATAAGGCACCGAGGACCCCGATTTGAGCCACGTCCACACCACAGGAACCTCTGATGTTTGATGCAGTCACTTCTGCCCCAGGCTTTGATGATTTCTCTCTGCAAACGGGGTAATAAACCCTGTCCTGCTgcctcccagcccagctcctccaCTTATGAAGCTCCACTTTGTGGCTGGTGCTAAACACGGCATTCCAAGGGCCAGAGAAGATCTGTGACTCAGTTGTTTCTCTTGAGTAGCTTAGTGTAGCCATGGAGTTAAATCCAATGAATACCTGTAAAACCATCAGAAGAGTAATTGTGCCGTCTCTGCCTATTGAAGAGGTGATATTCCTGATGCAGATGTTTTACATCACGTGCCTGGAACACAGAACTAAATGTCCAAGAGAAATCATTCTCTCAGTAGGGCTTATGCTTCCAGAAGAGCCTGCAAAGCTTGTAATGTAAGAGAACTGACATACATAGGATGAACCTGTGTGTGCATTGTGAGTGTGGAGTGGGCAGAGTGAAGGATGGAATACAGGACccaaggcagggctggggctgcagagggCTGACCCCAGGCAGAGCTACCTTGGgtgctctctctcctccattcCTTCCTTGCCCCTCTTCCCCCAGTGCTGGTGCTTTCAAgcttcccttcccctccatgGGACCTCGTCCCCCAGGAGTATTCCACAATTCAAAATTACAGCTGTCCCTTGGgatccatgggggattggttccacgACCCCCAACGGACACCGAGATCCTAGGGTGCTCAAggcccttatataaaatggtagtGCAGTTGGCCCTCCGTATCCAGGGATCAGAACCTGTGCACATCGAAGGCCAACTGCCTCTTCCATCTGTGTTCCCCCATCCAAACGGACCTCAGTACAGCCAGCAACCATACGCCTGGCCTTTCTCCAGTCTCAAATCGCAGTTAAGAAAGGAGCTCCTTGAACGAGTTTATACTAACAGGGAAATGACTGAGTGCCCCTCACCTTCCCACAGGAAACCATACAGCTCAAAGAAATCTCCTCAGCTGGTGAGATTTCAGTGGAATTCCACAGGTAGTGGGAATGGGGAAACCAGggaggtctggcccaggctttATCTCCCAGTTTCACTCACCTGCCCTCTCCTATTCTCTTCTGCCCCGAGAGACCCTTTCCAGGGTCAGTGAGGGAGGGCCTAGCAGCATGGGGGTGAGAGGAGGATGGACGTGGTAGAATGGCAGTCTTTTGTACATATGGGTCCATGGTGAGTGGGGTTTTGTAGGGACTGGGAACGGTACATCTTCCAAGTGTAGCAGCTCAGTGGGAGCAGAAGCGAGGCTCTGTAGAGGAGGCCAGCTCGACCAGGGTGTTGACGGAGACTTGGAAGAGCAGGAGAGGGGGGCCTCAAAGAGTGGGAGTCCCCCCATCGGGGAGAGGAtggagacctgggtttgaatcccagcccaTCGCTTCCTACTTTGGGTCCTGGGCCACTCCCCAGCGGCTCGGTTTGCTCACCTGGGAGGTGGAGATGATGTCTCTTGGAGCCGAAGTGTGAAGCTCCCAGCCTGGCACACGGTAGGGCCCCAGCGATCCTCGCAGCTCACCGGCCTGTCTGCTCCGTCCCCCAGGTCATCGACAAGAACTCAGGTGGCTGGTGGTACGTGCAGATCGGTGAGAAGGAGGGCTGGGCCCCCGCGTCGTACATCGATAAGCGCAAGAAGCCCAACCTGAGCCGCCGCACGAGCACTCTGACGCGGCCCAAGGTGCCCCCGCCGGCACCGCCCAGCAAGCCCAAGGAGGCCGAGGAGGGTCTGGCGGGTGCTGGCGAGGGCCAGGACTCCCCGCTGAGGCTCAAGTACGAGGAGCCCGAGTATGACATCCCCGCCTTTGGCTTTGACTCAGAGCCGGAGCTGAGCGAGGAGCCCACGGAGGACGGCGGTGTGGGGGACAGGCGGCCCACCCAGCCCCGCAGGCCCTCACCCGCCTCCTCACTGCAGCGCGCACGCTTCAAGGTGGGCGGGTCTGCAGAGGACGTGGCCCTGGAGGAGGAGACCATCTACGAGAACGAGGGCTTCCGGCCGTGTGCAGAGGACACCCTGTCGGCCAGACGCTGCTCCCGGGACAGTGACTCCCCAGGCGGCTCCCCGCTGTCCCTCGCCAGGAAAAACTCCCCCAAATCCGGATCCCCCAAATCATCCTCGCTCCTGAAGCTCAAGGcagagaagaatgcccaggcggAACTGGGGAAGAACCACTCCTCAGCCTCCTTTTCCTCATCCATCACCATCAACaccacctgctcctcctcctcgtcctcttcctcctcatccttatCCAAGAACAGTGGGGACCTAAAGCCCCGTTCTGCCTCGGACGCAGGCATCCGAGGCACTCCCAAGGTCGGAGCGAAGAAGGATGCCGATCTGAAGGCTGGGCTGACCTCCTGTGCCCGGGCCAAGCCATCGGTTCGGCCCAAGCCGTTCCTGAACCGCGCCGAATCCCAGAGTCCAGAGAAGATGGACATCAGCACTTTACGGCGCCAGCTGAGGCCCACCGGCCAGCTCCGTGGTGGCCTCAAGGGCTCCAAGAGCGAGGACTCGGAGCTGCCCCCCCAGACGGCCTCCGAGGGTCCCAGCGAGGGGTCCAGGAGGGGCTCGGCCGACCTCATCACCCTCCCTGCCGCCACGCTCCAGGGTCCCCCCAAGAAGGGGCGGGAAGGGCCGGTCACCTCCTACACGACGTGCAGTGCCTACCAGAAGGTCCAGGACTCGGAGATCAGCTTCCCCGCAGGCGTGGAGGTGCAGGTGCTCGAGAAGCTGGAAAGCGGCTGGTGGTATGTGAGGTTTGGGGAGCTGGAGGGCTGGGCCCCCTCCCACTATTTGGTTCTCGGTGAGAACGATCCATCCGACCCCCCTGGCAAAGAGCTGGACGCAGTGGCCACCAAGAGCAAGCAGAACGAGGGCAAGTCAGACAGCCTGGAAAAGATTGAGAAGAGGGTCCAAGCGCTGAACACCGTCAACCAGAGCAAGAGGGCCACGCCGCCCATCCCCTCCAAGCCTCCTGGGGGCTTTGTCAAGACCTCAGGTGCCGGGCCGGTGAAGATGAGGAATGGCGTGCGGCAGGTGGCGGTGAGGCCCCAGTCGGTGTTCGTGTCCCCGCCACCCAAGGACAGCAACCTGTCCTGTGCCCTGAGGAGGAACGAGTCGCTGACGGCCACGGATGGCCTCCGAGGTGTCCGCCGGAACTCCTCCTTCAGCACTGCCCGCTCGGCGGCCACAGAGGCCAAGGGCCGCCTGATCGAACGGGCCGCCAGCCAGGGCTCGGATCCCCCTCTGCTGCCCACTCAGCGCAATGGCATCCCTGTGTCCCCCGTGCGCCCCAAGCCCATTGAGAAATCCCAGTTCATCCACAACAACCTCAAAGATGTGTATGTCTC
This window harbors:
- the SH3PXD2A gene encoding SH3 and PX domain-containing protein 2A isoform X6; protein product: MLAYCVQDATVVDVEKRRNPSKHYVYIINVTWSDSTSQTIYRRYSKFFDLQMQLLDKFPIEGGQKDPKQRIIPFLPGKILFRRSHIRDVAVKRLKPIDEYCRALVRLPPHISQCDEVFRFFEARPEDVNPPKEDYGSSKRKSVWLSSWAESPKKDVTGADTHAEPMILEQYVVVSNYKKQENSELSLQAGEVVDVIEKNESGWWFVSTSEEQGWVPATYLEAQNGTRDDSDINTSKTGEEEKYVTVQPYTSQSKDEIGFEKGVTVEVIRKNLEGWWYIRYLGKEGWAPASYLKKAKDDLPARKKNLAGPVEIIGNIMEISNLLNKKASGDKETPPAEGQGPEAPITKKEISLPILCNASNGSTLGVPERTVSKLAQGSPAVARIAPQRAQISSPNLRTRPPPRRESSLGFQLPKPPEPPSVEVEYYTIAEFQSCISDGISFRGGQKAEVIDKNSGGWWYVQIGEKEGWAPASYIDKRKKPNLSRRTSTLTRPKVPPPAPPSKPKEAEEGLAGAGEGQDSPLRLKYEEPEYDIPAFGFDSEPELSEEPTEDGGVGDRRPTQPRRPSPASSLQRARFKVGGSAEDVALEEETIYENEGFRPCAEDTLSARRCSRDSDSPGGSPLSLARKNSPKSGSPKSSSLLKLKAEKNAQAELGKNHSSASFSSSITINTTCSSSSSSSSSSLSKNSGDLKPRSASDAGIRGTPKVGAKKDADLKAGLTSCARAKPSVRPKPFLNRAESQSPEKMDISTLRRQLRPTGQLRGGLKGSKSEDSELPPQTASEGPSEGSRRGSADLITLPAATLQGPPKKGREGPVTSYTTCSAYQKVQDSEISFPAGVEVQVLEKLESGWWYVRFGELEGWAPSHYLVLGENDPSDPPGKELDAVATKSKQNEGKSDSLEKIEKRVQALNTVNQSKRATPPIPSKPPGGFVKTSGAGPVKMRNGVRQVAVRPQSVFVSPPPKDSNLSCALRRNESLTATDGLRGVRRNSSFSTARSAATEAKGRLIERAASQGSDPPLLPTQRNGIPVSPVRPKPIEKSQFIHNNLKDVYVSIADYEGDEETAGFQEGVSMEVLERNPNGWWYCQILDGVKPFKGWVPSNYLEKKN
- the SH3PXD2A gene encoding SH3 and PX domain-containing protein 2A isoform X5, with the translated sequence MLAYCVQDATVVDVEKRRNPSKHYVYIINVTWSDSTSQTIYRRYSKFFDLQMQLLDKFPIEGGQKDPKQRIIPFLPGKILFRRSHIRDVAVKRLKPIDEYCRALVRLPPHISQCDEVFRFFEARPEDVNPPKEDYGSSKRKSVWLSSWAESPKKDVTGADTHAEPMILEQYVVVSNYKKQENSELSLQAGEVVDVIEKNESGWWFVSTSEEQGWVPATYLEAQNGTRDDSDINTSKTGEVSKRRKAHLRRLDRRWTLGGMVNRQHSREEKYVTVQPYTSQSKDEIGFEKGVTVEVIRKNLEGWWYIRYLGKEGWAPASYLKKAKDDLPARKKNLAGPVEIIGNIMEISNLLNKKASGDKETPPAEGQGPEAPITKKEISLPILCNASNGSTLGVPERTVSKLAQGSPAVARIAPQRAQISSPNLRTRPPPRRESSLGFQLPKPPEPPSVEVEYYTIAEFQSCISDGISFRGGQKAEVIDKNSGGWWYVQIGEKEGWAPASYIDKRKKPNLSRRTSTLTRPKVPPPAPPSKPKEAEEGLAGAGEGQDSPLRLKYEEPEYDIPAFGFDSEPELSEEPTEDGGVGDRRPTQPRRPSPASSLQRARFKVGGSAEDVALEEETIYENEGFRPCAEDTLSARRCSRDSDSPGGSPLSLARKNSPKSGSPKSSSLLKLKAEKNAQAELGKNHSSASFSSSITINTTCSSSSSSSSSSLSKNSGDLKPRSASDAGIRGTPKVGAKKDADLKAGLTSCARAKPSVRPKPFLNRAESQSPEKMDISTLRRQLRPTGQLRGGLKGSKSEDSELPPQTASEGPSEGSRRGSADLITLPAATLQGPPKKGREGPVTSYTTCSAYQKVQDSEISFPAGVEVQVLEKLESGWWYVRFGELEGWAPSHYLVLGENDPSDPPGKELDAVATKSKQNEGKSDSLEKIEKRVQALNTVNQSKRATPPIPSKPPGGFVKTSGAGPVKMRNGVRQVAVRPQSVFVSPPPKDSNLSCALRRNESLTATDGLRGVRRNSSFSTARSAATEAKGRLIERAASQGSDPPLLPTQRNGIPVSPVRPKPIEKSQFIHNNLKDVYVSIADYEGDEETAGFQEGVSMEVLERNPNGWWYCQILDGVKPFKGWVPSNYLEKKN
- the SH3PXD2A gene encoding SH3 and PX domain-containing protein 2A isoform X2, whose protein sequence is MLAYCVQDATVVDVEKRRNPSKHYVYIINVTWSDSTSQTIYRRYSKFFDLQMQLLDKFPIEGGQKDPKQRIIPFLPGKILFRRSHIRDVAVKRLKPIDEYCRALVRLPPHISQCDEVFRFFEARPEDVNPPKEDYGSSKRKSGADTHAEPMILEQYVVVSNYKKQENSELSLQAGEVVDVIEKNESGWWFVSTSEEQGWVPATYLEAQNGTRDDSDINTSKTGEEEKYVTVQPYTSQSKDEIGFEKGVTVEVIRKNLEGWWYIRYLGKEGWAPASYLKKAKDDLPARKKNLAGPVEIIGNIMEISNLLNKKASGDKETPPAEGQGPEAPITKKEISLPILCNASNGSTLGVPERTVSKLAQGSPAVARIAPQRAQISSPNLRTRPPPRRESSLGFQLPKPPEPPSVEVEYYTIAEFQSCISDGISFRGGQKAEVIDKNSGGWWYVQIGEKEGWAPASYIDKRKKPNLSRRTSTLTRPKVPPPAPPSKPKEAEEGLAGAGEGQDSPLRLKYEEPEYDIPAFGFDSEPELSEEPTEDGGVGDRRPTQPRRPSPASSLQRARFKVGGSAEDVALEEETIYENEGFRPCAEDTLSARRCSRDSDSPGGSPLSLARKNSPKSGSPKSSSLLKLKAEKNAQAELGKNHSSASFSSSITINTTCSSSSSSSSSSLSKNSGDLKPRSASDAGIRGTPKVGAKKDADLKAGLTSCARAKPSVRPKPFLNRAESQSPEKMDISTLRRQLRPTGQLRGGLKGSKSEDSELPPQTASEGPSEGSRRGSADLITLPAATLQGPPKKGREGPVTSYTTCSAYQKVQDSEISFPAGVEVQVLEKLESGWWYVRFGELEGWAPSHYLVLGENDPSDPPGKELDAVATKSKQNEGKSDSLEKIEKRVQALNTVNQSKRATPPIPSKPPGGFVKTSGAGPVKMRNGVRQVAVRPQSVFVSPPPKDSNLSCALRRNESLTATDGLRGVRRNSSFSTARSAATEAKGRLIERAASQGSDPPLLPTQRNGIPVSPVRPKPIEKSQFIHNNLKDVYVSIADYEGDEETAGFQEGVSMEVLERNPNGWWYCQILDGVKPFKGWVPSNYLEKKN
- the SH3PXD2A gene encoding SH3 and PX domain-containing protein 2A isoform X1 — translated: MLAYCVQDATVVDVEKRRNPSKHYVYIINVTWSDSTSQTIYRRYSKFFDLQMQLLDKFPIEGGQKDPKQRIIPFLPGKILFRRSHIRDVAVKRLKPIDEYCRALVRLPPHISQCDEVFRFFEARPEDVNPPKEDYGSSKRKSGADTHAEPMILEQYVVVSNYKKQENSELSLQAGEVVDVIEKNESGWWFVSTSEEQGWVPATYLEAQNGTRDDSDINTSKTGEVSKRRKAHLRRLDRRWTLGGMVNRQHSREEKYVTVQPYTSQSKDEIGFEKGVTVEVIRKNLEGWWYIRYLGKEGWAPASYLKKAKDDLPARKKNLAGPVEIIGNIMEISNLLNKKASGDKETPPAEGQGPEAPITKKEISLPILCNASNGSTLGVPERTVSKLAQGSPAVARIAPQRAQISSPNLRTRPPPRRESSLGFQLPKPPEPPSVEVEYYTIAEFQSCISDGISFRGGQKAEVIDKNSGGWWYVQIGEKEGWAPASYIDKRKKPNLSRRTSTLTRPKVPPPAPPSKPKEAEEGLAGAGEGQDSPLRLKYEEPEYDIPAFGFDSEPELSEEPTEDGGVGDRRPTQPRRPSPASSLQRARFKVGGSAEDVALEEETIYENEGFRPCAEDTLSARRCSRDSDSPGGSPLSLARKNSPKSGSPKSSSLLKLKAEKNAQAELGKNHSSASFSSSITINTTCSSSSSSSSSSLSKNSGDLKPRSASDAGIRGTPKVGAKKDADLKAGLTSCARAKPSVRPKPFLNRAESQSPEKMDISTLRRQLRPTGQLRGGLKGSKSEDSELPPQTASEGPSEGSRRGSADLITLPAATLQGPPKKGREGPVTSYTTCSAYQKVQDSEISFPAGVEVQVLEKLESGWWYVRFGELEGWAPSHYLVLGENDPSDPPGKELDAVATKSKQNEGKSDSLEKIEKRVQALNTVNQSKRATPPIPSKPPGGFVKTSGAGPVKMRNGVRQVAVRPQSVFVSPPPKDSNLSCALRRNESLTATDGLRGVRRNSSFSTARSAATEAKGRLIERAASQGSDPPLLPTQRNGIPVSPVRPKPIEKSQFIHNNLKDVYVSIADYEGDEETAGFQEGVSMEVLERNPNGWWYCQILDGVKPFKGWVPSNYLEKKN
- the SH3PXD2A gene encoding SH3 and PX domain-containing protein 2A isoform X3, giving the protein MKGRKIYGGGQMQLLDKFPIEGGQKDPKQRIIPFLPGKILFRRSHIRDVAVKRLKPIDEYCRALVRLPPHISQCDEVFRFFEARPEDVNPPKEDYGSSKRKSGADTHAEPMILEQYVVVSNYKKQENSELSLQAGEVVDVIEKNESGWWFVSTSEEQGWVPATYLEAQNGTRDDSDINTSKTGEVSKRRKAHLRRLDRRWTLGGMVNRQHSREEKYVTVQPYTSQSKDEIGFEKGVTVEVIRKNLEGWWYIRYLGKEGWAPASYLKKAKDDLPARKKNLAGPVEIIGNIMEISNLLNKKASGDKETPPAEGQGPEAPITKKEISLPILCNASNGSTLGVPERTVSKLAQGSPAVARIAPQRAQISSPNLRTRPPPRRESSLGFQLPKPPEPPSVEVEYYTIAEFQSCISDGISFRGGQKAEVIDKNSGGWWYVQIGEKEGWAPASYIDKRKKPNLSRRTSTLTRPKVPPPAPPSKPKEAEEGLAGAGEGQDSPLRLKYEEPEYDIPAFGFDSEPELSEEPTEDGGVGDRRPTQPRRPSPASSLQRARFKVGGSAEDVALEEETIYENEGFRPCAEDTLSARRCSRDSDSPGGSPLSLARKNSPKSGSPKSSSLLKLKAEKNAQAELGKNHSSASFSSSITINTTCSSSSSSSSSSLSKNSGDLKPRSASDAGIRGTPKVGAKKDADLKAGLTSCARAKPSVRPKPFLNRAESQSPEKMDISTLRRQLRPTGQLRGGLKGSKSEDSELPPQTASEGPSEGSRRGSADLITLPAATLQGPPKKGREGPVTSYTTCSAYQKVQDSEISFPAGVEVQVLEKLESGWWYVRFGELEGWAPSHYLVLGENDPSDPPGKELDAVATKSKQNEGKSDSLEKIEKRVQALNTVNQSKRATPPIPSKPPGGFVKTSGAGPVKMRNGVRQVAVRPQSVFVSPPPKDSNLSCALRRNESLTATDGLRGVRRNSSFSTARSAATEAKGRLIERAASQGSDPPLLPTQRNGIPVSPVRPKPIEKSQFIHNNLKDVYVSIADYEGDEETAGFQEGVSMEVLERNPNGWWYCQILDGVKPFKGWVPSNYLEKKN
- the SH3PXD2A gene encoding SH3 and PX domain-containing protein 2A isoform X4, producing MILEQYVVVSNYKKQENSELSLQAGEVVDVIEKNESGWWFVSTSEEQGWVPATYLEAQNGTRDDSDINTSKTGEVSKRRKAHLRRLDRRWTLGGMVNRQHSREEKYVTVQPYTSQSKDEIGFEKGVTVEVIRKNLEGWWYIRYLGKEGWAPASYLKKAKDDLPARKKNLAGPVEIIGNIMEISNLLNKKASGDKETPPAEGQGPEAPITKKEISLPILCNASNGSTLGVPERTVSKLAQGSPAVARIAPQRAQISSPNLRTRPPPRRESSLGFQLPKPPEPPSVEVEYYTIAEFQSCISDGISFRGGQKAEVIDKNSGGWWYVQIGEKEGWAPASYIDKRKKPNLSRRTSTLTRPKVPPPAPPSKPKEAEEGLAGAGEGQDSPLRLKYEEPEYDIPAFGFDSEPELSEEPTEDGGVGDRRPTQPRRPSPASSLQRARFKVGGSAEDVALEEETIYENEGFRPCAEDTLSARRCSRDSDSPGGSPLSLARKNSPKSGSPKSSSLLKLKAEKNAQAELGKNHSSASFSSSITINTTCSSSSSSSSSSLSKNSGDLKPRSASDAGIRGTPKVGAKKDADLKAGLTSCARAKPSVRPKPFLNRAESQSPEKMDISTLRRQLRPTGQLRGGLKGSKSEDSELPPQTASEGPSEGSRRGSADLITLPAATLQGPPKKGREGPVTSYTTCSAYQKVQDSEISFPAGVEVQVLEKLESGWWYVRFGELEGWAPSHYLVLGENDPSDPPGKELDAVATKSKQNEGKSDSLEKIEKRVQALNTVNQSKRATPPIPSKPPGGFVKTSGAGPVKMRNGVRQVAVRPQSVFVSPPPKDSNLSCALRRNESLTATDGLRGVRRNSSFSTARSAATEAKGRLIERAASQGSDPPLLPTQRNGIPVSPVRPKPIEKSQFIHNNLKDVYVSIADYEGDEETAGFQEGVSMEVLERNPNGWWYCQILDGVKPFKGWVPSNYLEKKN